The Arachis ipaensis cultivar K30076 chromosome B05, Araip1.1, whole genome shotgun sequence nucleotide sequence ataaaaaataaagaataaattcCTCTGCTCTTGTGCTAGGTATTTAAATGGCTCTGTTATGGATTTCCTTTATTATTATTTGCCGTGGTTTATGTGCTGCCATATTTTGCCCATAATACTTTGTAAATTTTTGTGTCCTCGAGCCCTAGGATATTTGATGTTTAGGATAAAATAATGCTAAAATTACCAGCTGTTAAGTAAGACTAATGTTGCCATAATCCAAATCAACGAAAGCTATCCACCAATTGCGTCTGCTAATAATCCACTATTATTTCTGAATTGGAGGAATTTTGGTTTTTGGTGGTTTGTCTTTATAGTCCTCACTACTCACTTTTTTCAATGAAGACTGCCCAATAACAATTAGTGACAAGGCTATGTTATTGACAATTTTGGCACAGTTCCTCTCTTTTATATCGTCTGAGAGAGAGTCGCCAATAGCCCAATAGTGTGAAAAAGGAGTAACATAGATATCCTCAAACCTATTTGCCACATTCTCGTATTTGTGATCTGTCTTCCATTAACTATTTTATTAACAACaatatttaagaaaaaataaaaaatcaaacaaaaattatcttatttaacatttattaattattattagaaatTGTTTCGCTAGCGCTACCAAAATTTGAGGGCATTTGAAATCTGCCTGAGCTCTTTTAAAATACACCCCATCATTTTGAAGTTGCAATGGAGTAACGTATCTTACAATTCTTGTCTAATCATTAAAGGCAGCCATAAATTCTAAGGTAGGAACTATGAGATGGTAGATATGGCAACATGAATGCAGATGTTGGCTTCCTTTGTccttttccatttcttttttctttaataaTTATTTGGTTTGAGAGTAGAGGAGTTGGAGCAGCGTTTATGTCTTGACTCTGAATTGTATAATTAATATACCGTACCACTCGGTATACATGACTAGCAATTTGCATTTATTTATACCCCAGAGATAATCAAAATCAACCATCTAATGCATAGTCATATAACATTTTTAAGTTAACTACATATATTTATCTTGCTTTTTGACCAATGCTACATTTCTTAAGTCTTCAACAATACAGACAAAAATAAACTTACGTTATGGATGACAGAGATTAATTTCATATAAGAGAAGACTTCAATGAATTCCATGCTTTTGTGAGGTCCATTATCATTGATACTGCATTGATTAACTAGTTGAAGACATTGTGGAATGTAAGGCTGGTGGGAACATGGCTATGTAAAGGTCCACCTTTAGCATTTGCATATAGTGTAATATAATGTTGGAATGATTTAATTAAGTTAAAACAAGGGAACCAAGTCAATAGGAGATCAAATAAGAAGTTCACTCATAAAATATTCATCCATCAGTTACGCAAAAGCGATATTCACCTAGTTGGCAAGCAATGCTTATATGAGGTAATGCCTGATTAAATCCTTTTCAAGGGCTCTAGGAGGAAAACTCATCAAAGGAAGCTCTCTTTTGCTGAGTCCGATTCAGTAGGTGAGACTAGAGAGTGATATTCTGATCCAATTCAGCagacagaaaaaaataaaataaaaataaaagagaagaaaaaaaagaaatgaaagaagaaaaagaagaaaggaagtgtTGATAAAGGAAGGAAACAACCCTTTATGATCCCCTTTATAGGAATTTGCTCAAAGCCCCATTTGTCCGCTTTGAGTTTGTGGATTCCATACTGTTTACACCCTactcttcatcttttcctttctatcttttttttcttttgatgaatTTTAATCTGTTCTTTACCTACATAAAGTGCAACAAGACAATTTCTTTTCATTCCCATCTTCCATTTTATGCAATTGGCTATTCTAGTCAAGTCTGCTTCATCCTTTGCATATCACACCTACAATTATTTTCGGGTGACCTAAAACCTCTATTTTTCTCCCCTAACATTTgaatcactctaatctctcatatCCACAAACTTTTCAGTCTCTCTAGATTCCATTTCAACTGAAGTTACTACTATTATTCTGATGATTTTCATGGATCTAACTACCTACTAAGGCCGTACCACGACTTCTGAGAGAGTATTAGCAAACTTTGCTGAGAAAAACGAAAATGGCGACAGAGAAAAAACTCTCCTCAAAAGGGCAAGCATGGTTAGATgaatctctatctctctctcatgAGAACGAGATatccataaaaaaaaattcatacatTTTCCTCTCTCTGCAGGTTCTGCACAACGGGATTGCCGAGTGATATTGTTGTTGAAGTTGATGACATGAACTTCCATCTTCACAAGGTTAACATTATGCCTACCCTATCAACCATGCTACTTCATACCTTCATTCACATTCACTGAAAGTTAGCTGTCacgtttttttcttctttttttttttNNNNNNNNNNNNNNNNNNNNNNNNNNNNNNNNNNNNNNNNNNNNNNNNNNNNNNNNNNNNNNNNNNNNNNNNNNNNNNNNNNNNNNNNNNNNNNNNNNNNNNNNNNNNNNNNNNNNNNNNNNNNNNNNNNNNNNNNNNNNNNNNNNNNNNNNNNNNNNNNNNNNNNNNNNNNNNNNNNNNNNNNNNNNNNNNNNNNNNNNNNNNNNNNNNNNNNNNNNNNNNNNNCAAAAAGTAGGAAGCTCCACCAACTCATAACGGAGCAAGAAGCCAAACATTCCTCCGCCGCAAGACCCGAAGAAGCGCAATCAGAGGACGAAGAAGAAGATCAAATCTTAGAACAACACTTTCAGTTAACGTTTACAGAGTTCCCCGGCGGTTCCGAGGCCTTTGAATTGGCTGCGAAGTTCTGCTACGGTGTCAAAATCGACTTGTCCCCTTCCAACGTGGCTTCTCTTCGCTGCGCCGGAGAGTTTCTAGAGATGACGGAGGAGTACTCCGAAGACAACCTCATCTCCAAGACAGAAAGGTTCCTCTCTAGCTCCGTTCTCAACAGCATCAAGGACTCCATTACAACGTTGAAATCCTGCGAGCGTTTAATGCCTATGGCAGAGGAATTAGGCATCCCGATCAGGTGTATTGATTCCATCGTCTCCAGAGCCTCTTCGGCTGATCCGGCATTGTTCGGCTGGCCGGTGAACGATGCCGGAGCCGACAGCATAGCCGCGGCTAGTGGCTCTGCGTCAAAGCAGGCCATGTGGAATGGAATTGAAactgcagcaagaagaagaagaaatggcgTGATTAGAGGAGGAGGAGTCaccggtggtggtggtggcggcagCGGCAGTGGTGGATATTCATGGTTTGAGGAGATCTCGCTTCTAGGTATGCCTCTCTTCAAGCAATTGATTCTCGCAATGAAGGAGGCTGAGATGAATTCAGAGATAACGGAGAGCTGCCTCATGCATTACGCAAAGAAACACATTCCCGGCGTTTCAAGGTCTATCCGGAAACCATTGCCATCATCTTCGTCTTCCTCTTCGTCGTTAGCTACCGAAGCAGAACAGAAAGATCTGCTAGAGACTATAGTCTCAAACCTTCCGCTCGAGAAGAGTTCTAAGCCTTCAACCGCCACGAGGTTCCTTTTCGGTCTCTTACGAACCGCCAACATTCTTAATGCTTCGGAAGATTGCAGAGACGTATTGGAAAAGAAGATAGGATCACAGCTCGAAGAAGCCACGCTCGACGACCTTCTCATTCCCAGCTACTCCTACCTCAACGAAACGCTATACGACGTGGATTGCGTAGAGAGGATTCTAGGGCACTTCTTGGACGGTATCGAACACCGAAGCGCTTCGGAAATCGATGGAGGCGACAGCGTTCCTAGATCGCCGGCGCTCATGCTCGTAGGAAAACTCATTGACGGCTATCTTTCCGAGATCGCTTCCGATTCGAATCTCAAGGCCTCAAAATTCTACAACCTTGCAATCTCGCTTCCCGATGAAGCGAGACTCTTCGACGACGGTCTCTACCGTGCCGTTGACGTCTATCTAAAGGTATCTGATTCCGTCACAAAATTATGTTATTATTATAATATCCGTTACTGAAGGTTGCTTTGCGGGTTTCGTTAACTGCAGGCGCATCCGTGGGTTTCGGAACAGGAGAGAGAGAAGATTTGCGGAGTGCTGGACTGTCGGAAGCTGACTCTAGAGGCATGCACGCACGCCGCGCAGAACGAGAGGCTTCCGCTGCGAGCGGTGGTTCAGGTTCTCTTCTTCGAGCAGCTCCAGCTGCGGCAAGCAATCGCTGGCACTCTGATGGCGACGGCGGAGCCAGGGAGGCCCTCGGTGGCGGCGGCCGCATTGGTGGAGAGAGGTAGTTTTGGTGGGGTGGAAGAAGCAGGTGAGGGAAATCGTGTGGGGAGTGACACGTGGCGCGTGGCTGTGAGGGACAATCAGGTGCTGCGCTTGGACATGGATAGCATGCGGACGCGAGTGCATCAGCTGGAGCGCGAGTGTTCCTCCATGAGAAAGACGATCGAGAAGATGGGCCAGGCCGGTCTACAGGACGATGGGGCCTGGTGGGACCCGTTTGCCCTGGGAAGGAAATTTGGTTGTAAATTCAAGACCCATGTTTGTGACTCGCATGGGCCGACGGCTATTGACAAGCGCACGGGTAGGCCCAACCAGCTGCAGCCCCACCGTCCTCGTCGTGAATAAGCAGCAGGTTAGTACACTCCCACGCGGTACGTGGAATCATGATTGGAGTAGTTACTAGTTAGGAAATTGGTCCCACTCATGTTGATGTGTAATTAAACGTTTGTCAAATAGTCGCTGGCGATATTAATGGATGAATATATATGATCTGGAAGTGTTGTTTCCCTTGTAGTTTTCTCCCACGTAATTTGTACCATGCATAATGAAAAAATTATAGTATAATGAAAACAAAAGGATGATAGTTTTGTAGAATGTTTCTCCTTATCTCCAATTATTAGGACAATGAGGTAATTATGAGGTGAGGTGACGCAACTTTTGCGGTGATGGTGATTGGGGGTGGTATGATATAGATGAGTTTCTGGAATTTGACAAATAGATAGTGCGTGACACCTTGCTGACAGCGCATTTTCATGGAAATTGGAGTTACTGAATTATTTtgcttctaattaaagttgaaagTTGGTTCTTGCTTGTGAAGTCAAGTGCATGTGTGAGTGAAAAAGAATGGAAGTACTTGTGATCCGCAAAAGAAGCTACAAAGGCTTGCTGCTTTTCTGATGAGGTAGAGGCGTAGACATTATTATTGCTGCTATTGTGATTGTTGGGGGGATAATAATATCTTTTACCCTTATTTTATTCTTGCTTTAGTCAGTAAGTGATAGTCAAACCATTGATTTCCTGTGGTGTTCCGTAATTCTGCTGCCATTGTAATTATTATGTGGGGAACTCCTCCTTGGTCCAAAAAGGGGTTTTATTatgttataaaataattaaataaataaataaggaagatgtaacAAATATAATATAAAGAAGTATAAAAAGAGTGAAAGAAGTATTGCAatgtaaaagagagagagagttatttTATTGATTGTACGTTACTTCATATATGGTTCACTATTTATAGGCATACATTGGCTTCATTTTCAAACTTCATTAAAGTTTAATTTGGCTTGGAAAAATCAGTCGCTCATGTAATCAATGGTCATCCACATCAgctcttatcacaacactcccccttagaTGACCATTTGGGTTttggcctcgttaaaaccttactaaagaaaaactcagtggaaaaaaaccttagtgaaggaaaaagagtacaatatcctttagtgatggaaactgcctcattaaaaatcttgtcaagaaaaacccaatggaaaaaaacctaaccaaggaaaaaagagtacaatctccccctcttgtcgacatcagatgatgtctcgaaatcggcgcatcccaatctcatataccaatctttcaaaggaagattttgggagtgactttgtgaataaatctgtcagatcatcacttgagcggatctgttggacatcaattgtccattgattttgaagatcatgagtgaagaagaatttgggagaaatatgcttggttctatcacctttgatatatccgtctttaagttgagcaatacatgctggattatcttcaaacaggatagttggagctatcttctgaCCAATCAGTCcatatgatgacagaatatattggatcacactcctcagccaaaaacactcgcgattagcttcatgtatcgctagtatttcagcatgattag carries:
- the LOC107642818 gene encoding BTB/POZ domain-containing protein At5g66560 (The sequence of the model RefSeq protein was modified relative to this genomic sequence to represent the inferred CDS: added 13 bases not found in genome assembly), yielding MATEKKLSSKGQAWFCTTGLPSDIVVEVDDMNFHLHKFPLMSKSRKLHQLITEQEAKHSSAARPEEAQSEDEEEDQILEQHFQLTFTEFPGGSEAFELAAKFCYGVKIDLSPSNVASLRCAGEFLEMTEEYSEDNLISKTERFLSSSVLNSIKDSITTLKSCERLMPMAEELGIPIRCIDSIVSRASSADPALFGWPVNDAGADSIAAASGSASKQAMWNGIETAARRRRNGVIRGGGVTGGGGGGSGSGGYSWFEEISLLGMPLFKQLILAMKEAEMNSEITESCLMHYAKKHIPGVSRSIRKPLPSSSSSSSSLATEAEQKDLLETIVSNLPLEKSSKPSTATRFLFGLLRTANILNASEDCRDVLEKKIGSQLEEATLDDLLIPSYSYLNETLYDVDCVERILGHFLDGIEHRSASEIDGGDSVPRSPALMLVGKLIDGYLSEIASDSNLKASKFYNLAISLPDEARLFDDGLYRAVDVYLKAHPWVSEQEREKICGVLDCRKLTLEACTHAAQNERLPLRAVVQVLFFEQLQLRQAIAGTLMATAEPGRPSVAAAALVERGSFGGVEEAGEGNRVGSDTWRVAVRDNQVLRLDMDSMRTRVHQLERECSSMRKTIEKMGQAGLQDDGAWWDPFALGRKFGCKFKTHVCDSHGPTAIDKRTGRPNQLQPHRPRRE